The following nucleotide sequence is from Vanrija pseudolonga chromosome 4, complete sequence.
ATGggcacccaccaccctccGTACCGGGAACGGACAGCCTGCCATCGCTGGTCCGCGAGGGAACGATATCGGATGAAGACGACCATGACCCACTTGAGAGCTCCATGCAGGAGCCGTTCCGCGAACTGACacgcaaggaggaggaggcgaggcTACGCGCCGAAGGCCATGACCCCGCTGTCAGGCGCATGAGTCACTCGCGCAACGCCGAGGGAGGTGCGGTGAGGAGCTCGAAGCGCAAACGTCTCAACGATGAGGACGATCCCGACTGGGGAACGTCGCCGATTGTAGAGAAGGGCGACCCGAGAGCCAATGCCCAGGACCCAGTCACTGCCGGGTTCTgtaccgaggaggagggcaaggagctaTTCCAAGCGTGAGTCTGCTCGATTTGATCAGCCTGACGCCTAGATTCTTCAAGCACGCACACCCGTTCATCCCAGTGCTCAACCCGCGAGAGGATACGTGGGAGAAGTGGGTCCACCCGGCAGGATGTAACTGATGATGAGCCTGCGCCAACGGTCTCCGTTCATCGTCACCGTTATCTTGTCGATCGCCTTGCGTGCTCGGGACGGGTGCGGACCTCCCTCGGACCTTACCAAGAAGTGTCGCGATTCAGCAGAGGATATGGCTAAGCAGACCCTCTTCTCCCCTATCGCGACACTCGAGACAGTCCAGGCTTTGAGTGAGTCGTCATCACGGGAGATTAGTGCTGACGGCACCAGCCTTGATTACGTCCTGGGGTGAGCATGCTTGGAGGACATGCTGTCACGCCATGGCGCTGGCCGTCGATATGCGGCTATACCGCTGTCTGCCATACCTATACAAGATCCGCACGCAGTCTCGTAAGCCGGACGCAAATCTCGAGAGACAGATGCCTCTCGTGGCCGGTGCGAGGGTCTGGCTGGCGGTGAGTAGATGCTCAAGTGTGCTGCGCTGACATTCAGCTCGTCAAGCAGTCGTACGAAATGTCGTTCAACCACGCGCAGCCCATCCAGTTTTCCGGGTCACTGCAAGAGCGTATCCCATACGCACGTGAACTTCTCCAGCACCCCTTGTCGACCGTGTACGACAGTCGGTTCCTTGTATCGATCGAGCTCTGCGCTGCACGTGAAGAGGCTTTCCGCCCATGGACTGCATCTAGCTGTCAAGATCTGTCCAGTGTAGATGACGTCCTCCGCAAGGTCAACAAGGGCATCGACACGTGCTATGAGTACTGGCTCAACTACTACCACCGTGTGGGTGTGCCGTCCGACCACTtcctcgtcaaggagctcggcagccAGAAGGCCTATGGTATCATGTTCGCCAACGCCGCAGCATGGTATGGCGTGCACTCGAAGAATGACGCTGTATTGTTGTCCGCAGAGCGCCGGCAGTGGGTCCAGTCGGCTTTACGTGCGGCGGCCTTCCTCACATCGTCGATTGGCAGTGGCAGGCAAGAGAAGGACTCAGAGTTTGGTAACCACAACTTCCATGTCGCCATTGTTGCCACTGCACGGTACCTTATTCGCATGTGCGAGCTCATCCCGGACGCGGCGGACCTCAATCAGGTCAGCTTGGACATTGACCGACTGTTGTTGAAGCTGCCGTTCTGTGAGTGTATCGCCCGAGATCAGAGCTGACATTTAGATCCTGTGGTACCATTCGCAGAGAGCCTGCGGCGCACGCTCGCCAAGGCTCGTGACCAAGGCGTGCTGCCGTACACGTCGATATCAGAGCAGGCCGACGCAGCGGTACGCGGTCTCAGCCCACGCGATCCCGAGCAACCATCACCAGCATCGGTAGGGAGCCTCGACATCTCGTCACTCCTTCCACCCGGATTCAACGCCTTCCCATGGAACGACCCAGCCGTGGCCGGACGGACGCCTGCAAGTGTGCTACCATCACAGTCGCCCGCCAACCAATACGGCGCTGAGTTACTGTCTGCCGGGGTCACCTGGCCTGATGACATCTCATTGTCAAACTGGCTGTTACCAGACGGTGCGTTGCGACTCGGGGGCGTGGCTAACCTGTCCAGATGTGAACGGCGCTTCGGGGCTGACAGCCAACGAGCATGACCCAGAAGTTGTTGAGTGGctgtcggcggtggcggggccGACTGGTTGATgatgagcgcctcgacggctGATATTGTATTCACGGTGTTGTAAAGGCATGAAATTCCCCCCAGGAGCCTAATAGTGGTGGCTGGTGAAGGAGGATAGGCGCAATGAGCGGCACATCCATACTATGGTTCCACTCCACGATCGTTATCACTTGAACCTTCCGTGCGTTGCTTGCCTGCCTATTCGGCGAGAACAACGCCGActtggcgaccttggcaTGCAGGAGGTTGGTTAGGGTTTGAACATTGCGGAGCATTTGGGCGGTTTGGATTCGAGCCAACGCCGGAGCAATGTTGTACACCAACTACTTCGCTTCTTGGCGGGTCTGGGCATGAGTCGATTGCTACAGATCCTTCAGAGTCACTGCCCCACATGTTAAGCCACAAGTGATCTGTAGAGGCATCAAGCGACGTCGGAGTGTCTGTAGGTATGGCTGGAGGCGACGTGTGGCGGATTGGACGGATTGGTGGCGGGCGACGTCCTGTCAAGACCGAGCTGTTCTAAGTTATGTTCAAGCTGTTTCACACAGCGTTCTAACTCCAGAATTGGAACGGGAAACCGCAATCCATATTTTTCTTCCCTATGCTTTCATCAACATTTTGTTAAGACAGGCCGCCTCCCCTTTCTCCTTAGGCCCCGCGACCCTGCCTCGTTCACCATTGCGGATCCGCATCCTTCGGAACACTCCCAGGTCCACCTTAAGACCTAAGCCttggtgttgttgttctCAATGtgatcgcgctcgacgtcctGTTTGTCGATAGCGTCATGGGCACCCGCGATCGTCGTGTCGTTGCGTTCGAAcacgtcaatgtcgaca
It contains:
- the priB_9 gene encoding Protein priB — encoded protein: MKIRCEGKEDPPCRRCRNFRLECTFTQSKGRGDDDEGEQARRRIASLEGEVTGISHTVTGINQKLEDLGVLLQRLAGGAVGGGLPRMHQHSSPAMPHHGGHLGYGGPMDEVSPAHTHSTTHPTPPTARDLAIDAITGPMSNSPSHHPSSSASHHYTLVGRSPAAMNPPWTGSVPPEAVSRAIPGRTHGGEWANGHPPPSVPGTDSLPSLVREGTISDEDDHDPLESSMQEPFRELTRKEEEARLRAEGHDPAVRRMSHSRNAEGGAVRSSKRKRLNDEDDPDWGTSPIVEKGDPRANAQDPVTAGFCTEEEGKELFQAFFKHAHPFIPVLNPREDTWENLRQRSPFIVTVILSIALRARDGCGPPSDLTKKCRDSAEDMAKQTLFSPIATLETVQALTLITSWGEHAWRTCCHAMALAVDMRLYRCLPYLYKIRTQSRKPDANLERQMPLVAGARVWLALVKQSYEMSFNHAQPIQFSGSLQERIPYARELLQHPLSTVYDSRFLVSIELCAAREEAFRPWTASSCQDLSSVDDVLRKVNKGIDTCYEYWLNYYHRVGVPSDHFLVKELGSQKAYGIMFANAAAWYGVHSKNDAVLLSAERRQWVQSALRAAAFLTSSIGSGRQEKDSEFGNHNFHVAIVATARYLIRMCELIPDAADLNQVSLDIDRLLLKLPFYPVVPFAESLRRTLAKARDQGVLPYTSISEQADAAVRGLSPRDPEQPSPASVGSLDISSLLPPGFNAFPWNDPAVAGRTPASVLPSQSPANQYGAELLSAGVTWPDDISLSNWLLPDDVNGASGLTANEHDPEVVEWLSAVAGPTG
- the priB_9 gene encoding Protein priB, with product MKIRCEGKEDPPCRRCRNFRLECTFTQSKGRGDDDEGEQARRRIASLEGEVTGISHTVTGINQKLEDLGVLLQRLAGGAVGGGLPRMHQHSSPAMPHHGGHLGYGGPMDEVSPAHTHSTTHPTPPTARDLAIDAITGPMSNSPSHHPSSSASHHYTLVGRSPAAMNPPWTGSVPPEAVSRAIPGRTHGGEWANGHPPPSVPGTDSLPSLVREGTISDEDDHDPLESSMQEPFRELTRKEEEARLRAEGHDPAVRRMSHSRNAEGGAVRSSKRKRLNDEDDPDWGTSPIVEKGDPRANAQDPVTAGFCTEEEGKELFQAFFKHAHPFIPVLNPREDTWENLRQRSPFIVTVILSIALRARDGCGPPSDLTKKCRDSAEDMAKQTLFSPIATLETVQALTLITSWGEHAWRTCCHAMALAVDMRLYRCLPYLYKIRTQSRKPDANLERQMPLVAGARVWLALVKQSYEMSFNHAQPIQFSGSLQERIPYARELLQHPLSTVYDSRFLVSIELCAAREEAFRPWTASSCQDLSSVDDVLRKVNKGIDTCYEYWLNYYHRVGVPSDHFLVKELGSQKAYGIMFANAAAWYGVHSKNDAVLLSAERRQWVQSALRAAAFLTSSIGSGRQEKDSEFGNHNFHVAIVATARYLIRMCELIPDAADLNQVSLDIDRLLLKLPFYPVVPFAESLRRTLAKARDQGVLPYTSISEQADAAM